The Mytilus galloprovincialis chromosome 2, xbMytGall1.hap1.1, whole genome shotgun sequence genome has a window encoding:
- the LOC143065076 gene encoding heat shock 70 kDa protein 12A-like isoform X1 yields the protein MTSSEPSTQMSGIIAAPNELDVNSSGVLVSVALDIGTSFSGFAFLTRNDFKINPLRVHCKHWHVGELGTLYKTKSIILLNKTKEFVAFGYDAENMYAQMKVDEAKEYYYFRYFKMALYKVYHQELRRNMKIEDESCKKMPAYKVFGEAIKFLKDAALEELMKSCVIKETDVRWIITLPAIWSESAKQFMVYASKEVAGIAADKLEITLEPESAALCCNYLALERNEETSVNLKTFDNGRKIMVLDLGGGTVDITTYQVTTTEGKNKLREIYKATGGPWGGRKVDEAFEDFWRKCLGTETWEQLKLEFRDEIYELFNRFEIQKRSYKHESRGEILLTLPECIREIEGLSGLLRKQIGDVSIKRGKVTFKNEIFTTFFDASLKGINGEGLIKTVDDLFSNEEMTDLYAVLMVGGFSESSIVQSAIKETLSQKSEAKVFVPTDPGSVVLKGAAIYGFEQDIIMERVIRHTYGISTREAFDEEKHSRSSAHYHKVERNEFIEDKFHPLIRAGDTFRPGEQKTHTFNAVAVNSTGSLEIEMYASTERDPEYTSDPHGKTTWKLGCVSFPKFDKQYLGTTVTVNMTFGSTRLLVNAKLENGDDVDCSLNLLK from the exons GACCAGTTCAGAGCCGTCCACCCAGATGTCTGGAATTATTGCAGCCCCAAACGAGTTGGACGTTAATTCATCAGGGGTACTTGTTTCTGTCGCTTTGGACATTGGAACCTCTTTTTCAGGATTCGCATTCCTGACacgaaatgattttaaaataaaccCTTTAAGAGTCCATTGCAAGCATTGGCATGTTGGCGAGTTAGGAACACTGTACAAGACTAAATCAATTATACTATTGAACAAAACGAAAGAGTTTGTTGCTTTTGGATATGATGCTGAGAATATGTATGCACAAATGAAAGTCGATGAAGCAAAGGAATACTATTACTTTCGATACTTTAAGATGGCGTTATATAAAGTTTACCACCAG GAATTGCGGAGGAATATGAAGATAGAAGATGAAAGTTGTAAAAAGATGCCTGCTTATAAAGTATTTGGAGAAGCAATCAAATTTTTAAAGGATGCAGCATTAGAGGAACTTATGAAGTCATGTGTTATTAAAGAAACGGATGTTAGATGGATTATAACTCTCCCTGCTATATGGAGTGAATCTGCAAAACAGTTTATGGTGTATGCAAGTAAAGAGGTT GCAGGAATAGCAGCAGATAAATTAGAGATCACATTAGAACCAGAGTCTGCAGCTTTGTGTTGCAATTATTTAGCTTTAGAAAGGAACGAAGAAACTTCTGTAAACTTAAAGACGTTTGACAATGGACGGAAAATCATGGTTCTAGACTTAGGAG GTGGTACCGTGGATATAACGACGTATCAAGTTACGACAACTGAGGGTAAAAATAAATTAAGAGAAATATACAAAGCAACTGGTGGACCTTGGGGAGGTAGAAAGGTTGATGAAGCCTTTGAGGATTTCTGGAGAAAATGTCTAGGAACAGAGACATGGGAACAACTCAAGCTGGAATTTAGAGATGAAATCTATGAATTGTTTAACAGATTTGAAATACAGAAAAGAAGTTATAAACACGAATCTAGAGGCGAAATATTACTGACGCTGCCGGAATGCATACGTGAAATTGAAGGATTGTCAGGTCTATTAAGAAAACAAATCGGAGATGTTTCGATAAAGAGAGGGAAAGTAACATTCAAAAACGAAATATTTACGACGTTTTTCGATGCTTCCTTGAAAGGAATAAACGGAGAAGGGCTGATTAAAACGGTAGACGActtattttcaaatgaagaaatgaCAGACTTATATGCAGTGCTGATGGTCGGAGGATTTTCAGAATCTTCAATTGTCCAGTCTGCTATCAAGGAAACGCTAAGTCAGAAAAGCGAGGCAAAAGTATTTGTTCCAACTGACCCAGGATCCGTGGTGTTAAAAGGGGCTGCCATTTATGGATTTGAACAAGATATTATCATGGAAAGAGTCATTCGTCATACGTATGGCATAAGTACTCGTGAAGCATTTGATGAAGAAAAGCATTCTCGCTCATCTGCCCACTACCACAAAGTAGAAAGAAATGAATTCATAGAAGATAAATTTCATCCATTAATAAGAGCAGGCGATACATTTCGACCCGGGGAACAGAAAACACATACCTTTAACGCAGTGGCAGTTAATTCTACTGGATCATTAGAAATTGAGATGTATGCTTCAACGGAGAGAGATCCTGAATACACAAGTGATCCACATGGTAAAACCACATGGAAACTAGGTTGTGTGAGTTTCCCTAAATTTGACAAGCAGTACCTAGGAACAACTGTTACAGTAAATATGACTTTCGGAAGTACTAGATTACTTGTAAATGCAAAACTCGAAAATGGCGACGATGTTGATTGCAGTCtgaatttattaaagtaa
- the LOC143065076 gene encoding heat shock 70 kDa protein 12A-like isoform X2 has protein sequence MSGIIAAPNELDVNSSGVLVSVALDIGTSFSGFAFLTRNDFKINPLRVHCKHWHVGELGTLYKTKSIILLNKTKEFVAFGYDAENMYAQMKVDEAKEYYYFRYFKMALYKVYHQELRRNMKIEDESCKKMPAYKVFGEAIKFLKDAALEELMKSCVIKETDVRWIITLPAIWSESAKQFMVYASKEVAGIAADKLEITLEPESAALCCNYLALERNEETSVNLKTFDNGRKIMVLDLGGGTVDITTYQVTTTEGKNKLREIYKATGGPWGGRKVDEAFEDFWRKCLGTETWEQLKLEFRDEIYELFNRFEIQKRSYKHESRGEILLTLPECIREIEGLSGLLRKQIGDVSIKRGKVTFKNEIFTTFFDASLKGINGEGLIKTVDDLFSNEEMTDLYAVLMVGGFSESSIVQSAIKETLSQKSEAKVFVPTDPGSVVLKGAAIYGFEQDIIMERVIRHTYGISTREAFDEEKHSRSSAHYHKVERNEFIEDKFHPLIRAGDTFRPGEQKTHTFNAVAVNSTGSLEIEMYASTERDPEYTSDPHGKTTWKLGCVSFPKFDKQYLGTTVTVNMTFGSTRLLVNAKLENGDDVDCSLNLLK, from the exons ATGTCTGGAATTATTGCAGCCCCAAACGAGTTGGACGTTAATTCATCAGGGGTACTTGTTTCTGTCGCTTTGGACATTGGAACCTCTTTTTCAGGATTCGCATTCCTGACacgaaatgattttaaaataaaccCTTTAAGAGTCCATTGCAAGCATTGGCATGTTGGCGAGTTAGGAACACTGTACAAGACTAAATCAATTATACTATTGAACAAAACGAAAGAGTTTGTTGCTTTTGGATATGATGCTGAGAATATGTATGCACAAATGAAAGTCGATGAAGCAAAGGAATACTATTACTTTCGATACTTTAAGATGGCGTTATATAAAGTTTACCACCAG GAATTGCGGAGGAATATGAAGATAGAAGATGAAAGTTGTAAAAAGATGCCTGCTTATAAAGTATTTGGAGAAGCAATCAAATTTTTAAAGGATGCAGCATTAGAGGAACTTATGAAGTCATGTGTTATTAAAGAAACGGATGTTAGATGGATTATAACTCTCCCTGCTATATGGAGTGAATCTGCAAAACAGTTTATGGTGTATGCAAGTAAAGAGGTT GCAGGAATAGCAGCAGATAAATTAGAGATCACATTAGAACCAGAGTCTGCAGCTTTGTGTTGCAATTATTTAGCTTTAGAAAGGAACGAAGAAACTTCTGTAAACTTAAAGACGTTTGACAATGGACGGAAAATCATGGTTCTAGACTTAGGAG GTGGTACCGTGGATATAACGACGTATCAAGTTACGACAACTGAGGGTAAAAATAAATTAAGAGAAATATACAAAGCAACTGGTGGACCTTGGGGAGGTAGAAAGGTTGATGAAGCCTTTGAGGATTTCTGGAGAAAATGTCTAGGAACAGAGACATGGGAACAACTCAAGCTGGAATTTAGAGATGAAATCTATGAATTGTTTAACAGATTTGAAATACAGAAAAGAAGTTATAAACACGAATCTAGAGGCGAAATATTACTGACGCTGCCGGAATGCATACGTGAAATTGAAGGATTGTCAGGTCTATTAAGAAAACAAATCGGAGATGTTTCGATAAAGAGAGGGAAAGTAACATTCAAAAACGAAATATTTACGACGTTTTTCGATGCTTCCTTGAAAGGAATAAACGGAGAAGGGCTGATTAAAACGGTAGACGActtattttcaaatgaagaaatgaCAGACTTATATGCAGTGCTGATGGTCGGAGGATTTTCAGAATCTTCAATTGTCCAGTCTGCTATCAAGGAAACGCTAAGTCAGAAAAGCGAGGCAAAAGTATTTGTTCCAACTGACCCAGGATCCGTGGTGTTAAAAGGGGCTGCCATTTATGGATTTGAACAAGATATTATCATGGAAAGAGTCATTCGTCATACGTATGGCATAAGTACTCGTGAAGCATTTGATGAAGAAAAGCATTCTCGCTCATCTGCCCACTACCACAAAGTAGAAAGAAATGAATTCATAGAAGATAAATTTCATCCATTAATAAGAGCAGGCGATACATTTCGACCCGGGGAACAGAAAACACATACCTTTAACGCAGTGGCAGTTAATTCTACTGGATCATTAGAAATTGAGATGTATGCTTCAACGGAGAGAGATCCTGAATACACAAGTGATCCACATGGTAAAACCACATGGAAACTAGGTTGTGTGAGTTTCCCTAAATTTGACAAGCAGTACCTAGGAACAACTGTTACAGTAAATATGACTTTCGGAAGTACTAGATTACTTGTAAATGCAAAACTCGAAAATGGCGACGATGTTGATTGCAGTCtgaatttattaaagtaa